The Chordicoccus furentiruminis DNA window ATCATCGGAGGCCGGATGTTCGGCGTGATCGGCATTCTGCTGGCGATCCCTGTGGCGGCCATTCTTGATTTTGTCTATAAGGAATACATTCTGCCGGCGCTGGAGCGGCGGAAGGCGCGCAGAACGAAGGAGGCCGCCGGCGGCGCGGAGAACGGACGGCCGGACTGAATCCATCGATTCTTCACAAAGAAGACGCGGATTCCTGATACAATAGGAGCATAAAGCGCCGGGGAAGCGCGGAACGGATCATCGGCTGATGAACGGCGGAAACAGACCGCGGTCCGGCGGCGTGACGCGTCCGTCTGTGAAAGGCGGCAATCAGCAAAAAACAAGGGGAGAGGAACGTTGACAAAATTACGGAAATGGATTATCGCGCTGGTGATCGTGGTGCTGGCCGCTGCGGCCGTCCTGATCGGGATCCAGCAGTATTATCTGAGACAGTCCGGATACCTGAAGGGAACCACGTTCAACGGGGAGGATATCGCGGGGAAGACGGCGGAGGAAGTGACCGACGCGAACGCGTCGAAGTACAGCACAGCCAGCAAGAAAGTGGAGATCCGCGAGAAGGGAGAGGTTTCCATCGACACTACGCTGGAGGCGCTCGGCTATTCCTTTGACCGCGATTCGCTTAAGAAACTGATGGATGAAGCCTATGAGGAGCAGAAGCACAACGTCTTTACGCTGCTGCGCACGCTGGCCGGAGGCTATGAGATTTACAGCGACGAGGCCTATACCTTCGACGAGTCGAAGTTCGACTCGGTTGTGGCGAGCGGAAAGCTGAAGGAACCGCGTGTCGAGACGGAAGACCCGTCCATCGTGCTCGATGAGAGTCAGAACGCCTACGTGGTCAAATCCGGCGTACAGGGCAATATGATTGATGACGCGAAGCTCCGGGAGGCCGTGAGAAAGGCCATCGACAGGACGGTCGGCGAGGGAAGTATCCCGGATACCATTGCGGTGGACATCCCGGACTCGGTCTATACGTCCGTGGCGCCGGTGGGCGACGAGGCCGAGATGAAGAAGGAAGCCGACGCGAAGACGCTGGCGATGCGGAAGCAGCAGATCCTCGATAAGGTGAAGGCTTCCAGCATCACCTACACCTTCGGATCCCAGACGGAGACGCTGAACAGCGACACGTTCATGGACTGGGTTTCGGTGGACGACAGCCTGAATGTGGTCTTCAATGACGATGCCGTGACGAATTATGTGACGCAGCTTTCCGCGAAGTACAACACGCGGTACACCAGCCGTACGTTCCGCACGACGGGCGGACTGACGGTCACGATCCCGGACGGCGACAACGAGTACGGCTACACGATCGCGCCGCAGGCGGAGAAGGCGGAGATTGAGAAGGATCTTCAGACCGGGCAGAACACGACCCGGGAGCCGGTCTACAATTCGACCAACGACTACGGCAATCCGGTTTATCTCGCGCGGGAAGGCACCGACGATCTCGCCGGTACGTATGTGGAAGTGGATCTCACGGCGCAGCATATGTGGTTCTACAAGAACGGCTCCCTGATCGTGGAGAGTGATCTGGTGTCCGGAAGCGTGGCCGACGGCAAGCAGACCAAGACCGGCTGCTTCCCGCTCGCATGGAAGCAGAGCCCGCGGACGCTGACCGGCGACGCCGCCAGCGGCAGCGGAAGCTACTCGACGGAGGTTCAGTACTGGATGCCCTTCTATGAGGGCCAGGGACTGCATGACGCGAACTGGCGGAGCAGCTTCGGCGGCGACATTTATCTGACGAACGGCTCCCACGGCTGCGTGAACCTTCCTCCGGCCGTGGCGGAGACGATCTACAACAATATCGATGTGGGCACGGCGATCATCATCTACAATGAGGACGGTTCCGCGACCCAGGCGGGCTGAGTCCGGACGGAACAGGGAGAGAATGGGATGAAGAGAGAAGAATTTGCCTCGCTTGCGGCG harbors:
- a CDS encoding L,D-transpeptidase family protein, which produces MTKLRKWIIALVIVVLAAAAVLIGIQQYYLRQSGYLKGTTFNGEDIAGKTAEEVTDANASKYSTASKKVEIREKGEVSIDTTLEALGYSFDRDSLKKLMDEAYEEQKHNVFTLLRTLAGGYEIYSDEAYTFDESKFDSVVASGKLKEPRVETEDPSIVLDESQNAYVVKSGVQGNMIDDAKLREAVRKAIDRTVGEGSIPDTIAVDIPDSVYTSVAPVGDEAEMKKEADAKTLAMRKQQILDKVKASSITYTFGSQTETLNSDTFMDWVSVDDSLNVVFNDDAVTNYVTQLSAKYNTRYTSRTFRTTGGLTVTIPDGDNEYGYTIAPQAEKAEIEKDLQTGQNTTREPVYNSTNDYGNPVYLAREGTDDLAGTYVEVDLTAQHMWFYKNGSLIVESDLVSGSVADGKQTKTGCFPLAWKQSPRTLTGDAASGSGSYSTEVQYWMPFYEGQGLHDANWRSSFGGDIYLTNGSHGCVNLPPAVAETIYNNIDVGTAIIIYNEDGSATQAG